A stretch of the Ctenopharyngodon idella isolate HZGC_01 chromosome 14, HZGC01, whole genome shotgun sequence genome encodes the following:
- the prps1b gene encoding ribose-phosphate pyrophosphokinase 1 isoform X3, producing MELLIMINACKIASACRVTAVIPCFPYARQDKKDKSRAPISAKLVANMLSVSGADHIITMDLHASQIQGFFDIPVDNLYAEPAVLKWIKENIPEWKNCTIVSPDAGGAKRVTSIADRLNVDFALIHKERKKANEVDRMVLVGDVTDRVAILVDDMADTCGTVCHAADKLISAGAVKVYAILTHGIFSGPAISRINNACFEAVVVTNTIPQEEKMKHCPKIQVIDISMILAEAIRRTHNGESVSYLFSHVPL from the exons ATGGAACTTCTGATTATGATAAACGCCTGCAAAATAGCATCGGCCTGCCGAGTCACAGCGGTCATCCCGTGCTTCCCTTACGCCCGGCAGGATAAGAAGGACAAG AGTCGGGCACCCATTTCTGCCAAGTTGGTGGCAAACATGCTGTCAGTCTCTGGTGCTGACCACATAATAACCATGGATCTGCATGCATCCCAAATACAG GGTTTTTTCGACATTCCAGTGGACAATTTATATGCAGAGCCGGCCGTTTTGAAATGGATTAAGGAAAATATCCCAGAATGGAAGAACTGCACTATTGTATCACCAGATGCTGGAGGAGCCAAGAG GGTGACCTCCATTGCAGACAGGCTAAATGTTGACTTTGCCCTTATTCACAAAGAAAGGAAAAAGGCAAATGAGGTGGACCGTATGGTTCTGGTTGGAGATGTGACAGACCGGGTGGCCATATTGGTCGATGATATGGCAGACACCTGCGGTACCGTCTGCCATGCTGCCGATAA gTTAATATCAGCTGGTGCAGTTAAAGTATATGCCATCCTGACCCATGGCATCTTCTCTGGTCCGGCCATTTCACGCATCAACAATGCTTGTTTTGAGGCTGTAGTCGTGACCAATACCATTCCTCAGGAGGAGAAGATGAAACATTGCCCcaaaatacag GTTATCGACATTTCCATGATCCTCGCCGAGGCCATCCGCAGGACCCACAACGGCGAGTCCGTGTCGTACCTCTTCAGCCATGTTCCTTTGTAA
- the kctd12b gene encoding BTB/POZ domain-containing protein KCTD12b, with amino-acid sequence MALPDNATGIPAEELAFPEIIELNVGGQVYITRYSTLTSVPDSLLWQMFSQKSTKSLARDTKGRFFVDRDGFLFRYILDYMRDQQLVLPDHFPERGRLQREAEFFNLPELVKQLAPKISKQNSLGDEGCQSDPEESSPITDIARNLASLGVAACSGLASGAGDGKCSGFITIGYRGSYTLGRDSQTDAKFRRVARIMVCGKTSLAKEVFGETLNESRDPDRPPERYTSRYYLKFTFLEQAFDRLADAGFHMVACNSTGTCAFAHEQTDDKIWANYTEYVFYRE; translated from the coding sequence ATGGCTTTACCTGACAATGCCACTGGCATTCCTGCAGAGGAACTGGCCTTTCCAGAAATTATTGAACTGAACGTTGGGGGTCAGGTGTATATAACCCGCTACTCAACTTTAACAAGTGTGCCAGACTCCCTCCTGTGGCAAATGTTTAGCCAGAAGAGCACTAAGAGCCTGGCTCGTGACACCAAGGGTCGTTTTTTCGTTGACAGAGATGGCTTCCTGTTTCGTTACATTCTGGACTATATGCGGGACCAGCAGCTTGTCCTTCCAGACCATTTCCCAGAGCGAGGACGGCTGCAGCGAGAGGCAGAATTCTTCAACCTCCCTGAACTTGTTAAACAGCTGGCACCAAAGATAAGTAAGCAGAACTCTCTGGGCGACGAGGGCTGCCAGAGCGACCCCGAGGAGTCCTCACCTATCACCGACATTGCCCGAAACCTGGCCTCGCTGGGGGTGGCCGCCTGTTCTGGCCTGGCCTCGGGTGCAGGTGACGGCAAGTGCTCCGGATTCATCACCATTGGCTACCGGGGCTCCTACACCCTCGGCCGCGACAGTCAAACAGACGCCAAGTTCCGCCGAGTGGCTCGGATTATGGTGTGCGGGAAGACTTCTCTTGCCAAGGAAGTTTTTGGGGAAACGTTGAATGAGAGCCGCGACCCTGACCGCCCCCCAGAGCGCTACACGTCACGCTATTACCTAAAGTTTACTTTCCTGGAGCAGGCTTTTGACAGGTTAGCCGACGCCGGCTTCCACATGGTGGCCTGCAATTCCACAGGGACTTGCGCCTTCGCTCATGAGCAGACTGATGACAAAATCTGGGCCAACTACACCGAATATGTATTCTACCGTGAGTGA
- the prps1b gene encoding ribose-phosphate pyrophosphokinase 1 isoform X2, producing the protein MAESGSSHQDLSQKIADRLGLELGKVVTKKFSNQETCVEIGESVRGEDVYIVQSGCGEINDNLMELLIMINACKIASACRVTAVIPCFPYARQDKKDKSRAPISAKLVANMLSVSGADHIITMDLHASQIQGFFDIPVDNLYAEPAVLKWIKENIPEWKNCTIVSPDAGGAKRVTSIADRLNVDFALIHKERKKANEVDRMVLVGDVTDRVAILVDDMADTCGTVCHAADKLISAGAVKVYAILTHGIFSGPAISRINNACFEAVVVTNTIPQEEKMKHCPKIQVIDISMILAEAIRRTHNGESVSYLFSHVPL; encoded by the exons ATGGCCGAGAG CGGCAGCTCCCACCAGGATCTGTCTCAGAAAATCGCGGACCGCCTCGGACTGGAATTAGGGAAAGTGGTGACGAAAAAGTTTAGCAACCAAGAGACGTG TGTGGAGATTGGAGAGAGTGTCCGCGGGGAGGATGTGTACATAGTCCAGAGTGGCTGTGGAGAAATTAATGATAATCTTATGGAACTTCTGATTATGATAAACGCCTGCAAAATAGCATCGGCCTGCCGAGTCACAGCGGTCATCCCGTGCTTCCCTTACGCCCGGCAGGATAAGAAGGACAAG AGTCGGGCACCCATTTCTGCCAAGTTGGTGGCAAACATGCTGTCAGTCTCTGGTGCTGACCACATAATAACCATGGATCTGCATGCATCCCAAATACAG GGTTTTTTCGACATTCCAGTGGACAATTTATATGCAGAGCCGGCCGTTTTGAAATGGATTAAGGAAAATATCCCAGAATGGAAGAACTGCACTATTGTATCACCAGATGCTGGAGGAGCCAAGAG GGTGACCTCCATTGCAGACAGGCTAAATGTTGACTTTGCCCTTATTCACAAAGAAAGGAAAAAGGCAAATGAGGTGGACCGTATGGTTCTGGTTGGAGATGTGACAGACCGGGTGGCCATATTGGTCGATGATATGGCAGACACCTGCGGTACCGTCTGCCATGCTGCCGATAA gTTAATATCAGCTGGTGCAGTTAAAGTATATGCCATCCTGACCCATGGCATCTTCTCTGGTCCGGCCATTTCACGCATCAACAATGCTTGTTTTGAGGCTGTAGTCGTGACCAATACCATTCCTCAGGAGGAGAAGATGAAACATTGCCCcaaaatacag GTTATCGACATTTCCATGATCCTCGCCGAGGCCATCCGCAGGACCCACAACGGCGAGTCCGTGTCGTACCTCTTCAGCCATGTTCCTTTGTAA
- the prps1b gene encoding ribose-phosphate pyrophosphokinase 1 isoform X1: MPNIKIFSGSSHQDLSQKIADRLGLELGKVVTKKFSNQETCVEIGESVRGEDVYIVQSGCGEINDNLMELLIMINACKIASACRVTAVIPCFPYARQDKKDKSRAPISAKLVANMLSVSGADHIITMDLHASQIQGFFDIPVDNLYAEPAVLKWIKENIPEWKNCTIVSPDAGGAKRVTSIADRLNVDFALIHKERKKANEVDRMVLVGDVTDRVAILVDDMADTCGTVCHAADKLISAGAVKVYAILTHGIFSGPAISRINNACFEAVVVTNTIPQEEKMKHCPKIQVIDISMILAEAIRRTHNGESVSYLFSHVPL; the protein is encoded by the exons ATGCCTAATATCAAAATATTTAGCGGCAGCTCCCACCAGGATCTGTCTCAGAAAATCGCGGACCGCCTCGGACTGGAATTAGGGAAAGTGGTGACGAAAAAGTTTAGCAACCAAGAGACGTG TGTGGAGATTGGAGAGAGTGTCCGCGGGGAGGATGTGTACATAGTCCAGAGTGGCTGTGGAGAAATTAATGATAATCTTATGGAACTTCTGATTATGATAAACGCCTGCAAAATAGCATCGGCCTGCCGAGTCACAGCGGTCATCCCGTGCTTCCCTTACGCCCGGCAGGATAAGAAGGACAAG AGTCGGGCACCCATTTCTGCCAAGTTGGTGGCAAACATGCTGTCAGTCTCTGGTGCTGACCACATAATAACCATGGATCTGCATGCATCCCAAATACAG GGTTTTTTCGACATTCCAGTGGACAATTTATATGCAGAGCCGGCCGTTTTGAAATGGATTAAGGAAAATATCCCAGAATGGAAGAACTGCACTATTGTATCACCAGATGCTGGAGGAGCCAAGAG GGTGACCTCCATTGCAGACAGGCTAAATGTTGACTTTGCCCTTATTCACAAAGAAAGGAAAAAGGCAAATGAGGTGGACCGTATGGTTCTGGTTGGAGATGTGACAGACCGGGTGGCCATATTGGTCGATGATATGGCAGACACCTGCGGTACCGTCTGCCATGCTGCCGATAA gTTAATATCAGCTGGTGCAGTTAAAGTATATGCCATCCTGACCCATGGCATCTTCTCTGGTCCGGCCATTTCACGCATCAACAATGCTTGTTTTGAGGCTGTAGTCGTGACCAATACCATTCCTCAGGAGGAGAAGATGAAACATTGCCCcaaaatacag GTTATCGACATTTCCATGATCCTCGCCGAGGCCATCCGCAGGACCCACAACGGCGAGTCCGTGTCGTACCTCTTCAGCCATGTTCCTTTGTAA